A genomic window from Micromonospora ferruginea includes:
- a CDS encoding polyribonucleotide nucleotidyltransferase produces the protein MTETNLGTESRTAVIDNGSFGTREITFSTGRLARQAAGSVVAQLGETVVLSATTAGKQPRESFDFFPLTVDVEERMYAAGRIPGSFFRREGRPSEDAILTCRLIDRPLRPSFVKGLRNEVQVVETVLALDPQHPYDVVAINAASMSTKLSGLPFSGPIGATRVAHVDGQWVAFPTLEELARATFDMVVAGRTLADGEVAIMMVEAEATPNAVALISDGATAPTEEIVASGLEAAKPAIRELCRAQSELAEVAAKPVSEFPVFLDYQDDVYDAVADVARADVTEALKIAGKADREEALDRIKAKVAEELTGRFEGREKELSAAFRSLTKSEVRNRVLREQVRIDGRGPRDIRPLSAEVGVLPRVHGSALFERGETQILGVTTLNMLRMEQMVDTLSPENRKRYMHNYNFPPYSTGETGRVGSPKRREIGHGALAERALIPVLPSREEFPYAIRQVSEALGSNGSTSMGSVCASTLGLLSAGVPLKAPVAGIAMGLISDEVDGKTQYVTLTDILGAEDAFGDMDFKVAGTRDFVTALQLDTKLDGIPSDVLAAALQQAHEARQTILDVMQRAIEAPAEMSDYAPRVTTVKIPVDKIGMVIGPKGQTINAIQDETGAEISIEDDGTIYVGATNGPSAQAAVDRINGIANPTLPKVGERFLGTVVKTAAFGAFISLLPGRDGLLHISKVGDGKRVEKVEDFLNVGDKVEVEIADIDARGKIYLDKIRPEGAEAPAAGEAAGGERPAGRDRGGDRGPRGDRGGDRGGDRGGERRSEGGEGGDRPRRRTRHS, from the coding sequence ATGACCGAGACCAACCTCGGCACCGAATCCCGCACCGCCGTGATCGACAACGGGTCCTTCGGCACCCGTGAGATCACCTTCTCCACCGGCCGGCTGGCCCGGCAGGCCGCCGGCTCCGTCGTCGCCCAGCTCGGCGAGACGGTCGTCCTCTCCGCCACCACCGCCGGCAAGCAGCCGCGCGAGTCGTTCGACTTCTTCCCGCTGACCGTCGACGTCGAGGAGCGGATGTACGCCGCGGGCCGGATCCCCGGCTCGTTCTTCCGCCGCGAGGGCCGGCCCAGCGAGGACGCCATCCTCACCTGCCGGCTGATCGACCGGCCGCTGCGCCCGTCGTTCGTCAAGGGCCTGCGCAACGAGGTCCAGGTCGTCGAGACCGTGCTGGCGCTCGACCCGCAGCACCCGTACGACGTGGTGGCCATCAACGCCGCCTCGATGTCGACCAAGCTCTCCGGCCTGCCGTTCTCCGGCCCGATCGGGGCGACCCGGGTCGCGCACGTGGACGGCCAGTGGGTCGCCTTCCCGACCCTGGAGGAGCTGGCCCGCGCCACCTTCGACATGGTCGTGGCCGGTCGCACCCTCGCCGACGGCGAGGTCGCGATCATGATGGTCGAGGCCGAGGCCACCCCGAACGCGGTGGCCCTGATCTCGGACGGCGCCACCGCGCCGACCGAGGAGATCGTGGCCAGCGGCCTGGAGGCCGCCAAGCCGGCCATCCGTGAGCTGTGCCGGGCGCAGAGCGAGCTGGCCGAGGTGGCCGCCAAGCCGGTCAGCGAGTTCCCGGTGTTCCTGGACTACCAGGACGACGTGTACGACGCGGTGGCCGACGTGGCCCGCGCCGACGTCACCGAGGCGCTCAAGATCGCCGGCAAGGCCGACCGCGAGGAGGCCCTGGACCGGATCAAGGCCAAGGTCGCCGAGGAGCTGACCGGTCGGTTCGAGGGTCGCGAGAAGGAGCTGTCCGCCGCGTTCCGCTCGCTGACCAAGTCCGAGGTCCGCAACCGGGTGCTGCGCGAGCAGGTCCGCATCGACGGCCGCGGCCCGCGTGACATCCGTCCGCTGAGCGCCGAGGTCGGCGTGCTGCCGCGGGTGCACGGCTCGGCGCTGTTCGAGCGCGGCGAGACCCAGATCCTGGGCGTCACCACGCTGAACATGCTGCGCATGGAGCAGATGGTGGACACGCTGTCCCCGGAGAACCGCAAGCGCTACATGCACAACTACAACTTCCCGCCGTACTCGACCGGTGAGACCGGCCGGGTCGGCTCGCCGAAGCGTCGCGAGATCGGTCACGGCGCGCTGGCCGAGCGGGCGCTGATCCCGGTGCTGCCGTCGCGCGAGGAGTTCCCGTACGCCATCCGGCAGGTCTCCGAGGCGCTCGGCTCCAACGGCTCCACCTCGATGGGCTCGGTCTGCGCCTCGACGCTGGGCCTGCTCTCGGCCGGTGTGCCGTTGAAGGCGCCGGTCGCCGGCATCGCCATGGGCCTCATCTCGGACGAGGTCGACGGCAAGACCCAGTACGTGACGCTGACCGACATCCTCGGCGCCGAGGACGCGTTCGGCGACATGGACTTCAAGGTCGCCGGCACCCGTGACTTCGTCACCGCGCTGCAGCTCGACACCAAGCTCGACGGCATCCCGTCGGACGTGCTGGCCGCCGCGCTCCAGCAGGCGCACGAGGCCCGGCAGACCATCCTCGACGTGATGCAGCGGGCCATCGAGGCGCCGGCCGAGATGTCGGACTACGCGCCGCGGGTCACCACCGTCAAGATCCCGGTCGACAAGATCGGCATGGTGATCGGCCCGAAGGGCCAGACCATCAACGCCATCCAGGACGAGACCGGCGCCGAGATCTCCATCGAGGACGACGGCACCATCTACGTCGGCGCGACCAACGGCCCGTCGGCCCAGGCCGCGGTGGACCGGATCAACGGCATCGCCAACCCGACCCTGCCGAAGGTGGGCGAGCGGTTCCTCGGCACGGTGGTGAAGACCGCCGCGTTCGGCGCCTTCATCTCGCTGCTGCCGGGCCGCGACGGCCTGCTGCACATCTCCAAGGTGGGCGACGGCAAGCGGGTCGAGAAGGTCGAGGACTTCCTCAACGTCGGCGACAAGGTCGAGGTCGAGATCGCGGACATCGACGCCCGCGGCAAGATCTACCTGGACAAGATCCGTCCGGAGGGCGCCGAGGCGCCGGCCGCCGGTGAGGCCGCCGGTGGCGAGCGTCCGGCCGGCCGGGACCGCGGCGGCGACCGTGGCCCGCGCGGTGACCGCGGCGGTGACCGTGGTGGCGACCGTGGCGGCGAGCGCCGCTCGGAGGGTGGCGAGGGCGGCGACCGGCCGCGTCGCCGCACCCGGCACAGCTGA
- the rpsO gene encoding 30S ribosomal protein S15 — protein sequence MALDQEAKAKIRQEYATAEGDTGSPEVQVAVLTKRIAELTEHLKVHKHDHHSRRGLLLLVGRRRRLLNYVQKKDINRYRSLIERLGLRR from the coding sequence ATGGCGCTCGACCAGGAAGCCAAGGCCAAGATCCGCCAGGAGTACGCGACCGCCGAGGGCGACACCGGTTCGCCGGAGGTGCAGGTCGCGGTCCTGACCAAGCGGATCGCGGAGCTGACCGAGCACCTGAAGGTGCACAAGCACGACCACCACAGCCGCCGTGGGCTGCTGCTGCTGGTCGGCCGGCGCCGTCGGCTGCTCAACTACGTCCAGAAGAAGGACATCAACCGCTACCGGTCGCTCATCGAGCGGCTCGGCCTGCGCCGATGA
- a CDS encoding bifunctional riboflavin kinase/FAD synthetase: MQRWRGYEAAPGGWGRSVVTIGVFDGVHQGHQATIGHAVARARELGVKSVVVTFDPHPAEVVRPGSHPAVLTEPARKAELIEALGADVLCVVPFTAEFSRLPAEAFVHDILVEHLHAALVVVGDNFRFGHRAAGDVALLERLGRTFGFGVEGAPLVAEAGTVFSSTYIRSCVDAGDVRAAAAALGRPHRVEGVVVRGDQRGRELGYPTANLLTHRYAAVPADGVYAARLVRRGGEPLAAAVSIGTNPTFSGRERRVEAYALDFSGDLYGERLALDFVAHLREQRTYDAIEPLVAQIAEDVERTRRVVS, encoded by the coding sequence ATGCAGCGGTGGCGGGGGTACGAGGCGGCGCCCGGCGGCTGGGGGCGTTCGGTGGTCACCATCGGGGTCTTCGACGGGGTGCACCAGGGGCACCAGGCCACCATCGGTCACGCTGTGGCGCGCGCCCGGGAACTGGGCGTCAAGTCGGTGGTGGTGACGTTCGACCCGCACCCGGCCGAGGTGGTGCGCCCCGGCTCGCACCCGGCGGTGCTCACCGAACCGGCCCGCAAGGCCGAGTTGATCGAGGCGCTCGGCGCGGACGTGCTCTGCGTGGTGCCGTTCACCGCCGAGTTCTCCCGGCTGCCGGCCGAGGCGTTCGTGCACGACATCCTGGTCGAGCACCTGCACGCCGCGCTGGTGGTGGTCGGCGACAACTTCCGGTTCGGGCACCGGGCGGCCGGCGACGTGGCCCTGCTGGAGCGGCTGGGCCGCACGTTCGGCTTCGGCGTGGAGGGCGCGCCGCTGGTCGCCGAGGCGGGCACGGTCTTCTCCTCCACGTACATCCGGTCCTGCGTCGACGCGGGCGACGTGCGGGCGGCGGCGGCCGCGCTGGGCCGGCCGCACCGGGTCGAGGGCGTGGTGGTCCGCGGCGACCAGCGCGGACGTGAGCTGGGTTACCCCACCGCCAACCTGCTGACCCACCGGTACGCGGCGGTGCCCGCCGACGGGGTGTACGCGGCCCGGCTGGTGCGCCGTGGCGGCGAGCCGCTCGCGGCGGCGGTCTCCATCGGCACCAACCCGACGTTCTCCGGCCGGGAGCGCCGGGTGGAGGCGTACGCGCTGGACTTCAGCGGCGACCTGTACGGCGAGCGGCTGGCCCTGGACTTCGTGGCGCACCTGCGCGAGCAACGGACGTACGACGCGATCGAACCGCTGGTCGCCCAGATCGCCGAGGACGTGGAGCGCACCCGCCGGGTGGTGTCCTGA
- the truB gene encoding tRNA pseudouridine(55) synthase TruB, producing MSADGLIVVDKPGGMTSHDVVARIRRLARTRRVGHGGTLDPMATGVLVIGVGRATRLLTYVIGAGKSYTATIRLGQATVTDDAEGDVIASTPAGAVTDDAVRAALAPLTGEIDQVPSAVSAIKINGERAYKRVRDGEAVELPARRVTVSRLDVREIRRDVPDVVDVDVDVTCSSGTYIRALARDAGLALGVGGHLTALRRTAVGGFGLAEAATLAQLEERAPEVVNLPLDAAAERFFLRRDASEAEARTLSHGGPLDPAGITGPYAVFGPAGGLIAIVSERDGRARAEIVLAPA from the coding sequence GTGAGCGCAGACGGTCTGATCGTGGTCGACAAGCCCGGCGGCATGACGTCGCACGACGTGGTGGCCCGCATCCGCCGGCTGGCCCGGACCCGTCGGGTGGGCCACGGCGGCACGCTGGACCCGATGGCCACCGGCGTCCTGGTGATCGGCGTCGGGCGGGCCACCCGGCTGCTCACCTACGTGATCGGCGCCGGCAAGAGCTACACCGCCACGATCCGGCTGGGTCAGGCCACGGTCACCGACGACGCCGAGGGCGACGTGATCGCGAGCACGCCGGCCGGCGCGGTCACCGACGACGCGGTACGCGCCGCGCTGGCCCCGCTGACCGGTGAGATCGACCAGGTGCCCAGCGCGGTCAGCGCCATCAAGATCAACGGAGAGCGGGCGTACAAGCGGGTCCGCGACGGGGAGGCGGTCGAGCTGCCGGCCCGCCGGGTCACCGTGTCCCGACTCGACGTGCGGGAGATCCGCCGGGACGTCCCCGACGTGGTGGACGTGGACGTGGACGTGACCTGCTCGTCCGGGACGTACATCCGGGCCCTGGCCCGGGACGCAGGCCTGGCGCTCGGGGTCGGCGGCCACCTCACCGCGCTGCGGCGCACCGCGGTCGGTGGCTTCGGCCTGGCCGAGGCGGCCACCCTGGCGCAGTTGGAGGAGCGCGCGCCGGAGGTGGTGAACCTACCGCTGGACGCCGCCGCCGAGCGGTTCTTCCTGCGCCGGGACGCCTCCGAGGCGGAGGCGCGGACGCTGTCGCACGGCGGGCCGCTGGACCCGGCCGGCATCACCGGCCCGTACGCGGTCTTCGGTCCCGCGGGCGGCTTGATCGCTATCGTCAGCGAGCGGGACGGGCGGGCCCGCGCGGAGATCGTCCTGGCCCCGGCCTGA
- a CDS encoding MATE family efflux transporter — MSSTVAPATAVSPRRIAALALPALVVLAAEPLYVLVDTAVVGHLGRVPLAALAIGGTVMTLTAWIGTVVAYGTTGRSARRFGAGDRAAAVAEGVQASWLALTTGLLAAVAIGVGGGALARTLAGGPGEVADAAAGWLRIAALGAPGLLLAAAGNGWLRGIQDTRRPLLFVLVPNLLSAVLCPLLVYPAGLGLVGSAVANAVAQTLSGALFAAALVRERVALRPRPRVIGQQLVLGRDLLVRGIAFQASFLSATAVAARFGAAAVGAHQIAVQLWFFTALVLDALAIAAQALVGAALGGGDAAGARFLARRVALLGGLCGVAFAVLIAAGAGLVPSWFSSDPSVRDQAMVAWPWLVALQPIGGVVFALDGVLIGAGDVRYLRNLTIVAAFGGFLPAIWLAYGLDLGLGGIWAGLTLFVVLRLVALLLRLRSGAWVVVGAVR; from the coding sequence ATGAGCAGCACCGTCGCACCCGCCACCGCCGTGTCGCCCCGGCGGATCGCCGCGCTCGCGCTGCCCGCCCTGGTGGTGCTGGCCGCGGAGCCGCTCTACGTGCTCGTCGACACCGCGGTGGTCGGCCACCTGGGCCGGGTGCCGCTCGCCGCGCTCGCCATCGGCGGCACGGTCATGACGCTGACCGCGTGGATCGGCACGGTCGTCGCGTACGGCACCACGGGTCGCTCGGCCCGCCGCTTCGGCGCCGGCGACCGGGCCGCCGCGGTGGCCGAGGGCGTCCAGGCGTCCTGGCTCGCGCTGACCACCGGCCTGCTGGCGGCGGTCGCGATCGGTGTCGGCGGGGGCGCGCTGGCGCGTACCCTCGCCGGTGGTCCCGGCGAGGTGGCCGACGCCGCCGCCGGGTGGCTGCGGATCGCGGCGCTCGGCGCGCCCGGCCTGCTGCTCGCCGCCGCCGGCAACGGCTGGCTGCGGGGGATCCAGGACACCCGCCGGCCGCTGCTGTTCGTGCTCGTCCCCAACCTGCTCTCCGCGGTGCTCTGCCCGCTGCTCGTCTACCCGGCCGGGCTCGGCCTGGTCGGCTCCGCGGTGGCGAACGCGGTCGCGCAGACCCTCTCCGGTGCGCTCTTCGCCGCCGCGCTGGTGCGCGAGCGGGTCGCGCTGCGGCCCCGGCCCCGGGTGATCGGGCAGCAGTTGGTGCTCGGCCGGGACCTGCTGGTGCGCGGCATCGCGTTCCAGGCCAGCTTCCTGTCCGCGACCGCGGTGGCGGCCCGCTTCGGCGCCGCCGCGGTCGGGGCGCACCAGATCGCCGTACAACTCTGGTTCTTCACCGCGCTGGTGCTGGACGCCCTCGCGATCGCCGCGCAGGCGCTGGTCGGCGCCGCCCTCGGCGGTGGTGACGCGGCCGGCGCGCGGTTCCTCGCCCGCCGCGTCGCGCTGCTCGGCGGGCTGTGCGGCGTGGCGTTCGCGGTGCTGATCGCCGCCGGCGCCGGACTGGTGCCGTCGTGGTTCAGCTCCGATCCGTCGGTACGCGACCAGGCCATGGTGGCCTGGCCGTGGCTGGTGGCGCTCCAGCCGATCGGCGGCGTGGTGTTCGCCCTCGACGGCGTGCTGATCGGCGCCGGGGACGTGCGCTACCTGCGCAACCTCACCATCGTGGCCGCGTTCGGCGGGTTCCTGCCGGCGATCTGGCTGGCCTACGGCCTCGACCTCGGGCTGGGCGGGATCTGGGCCGGGTTGACGCTGTTCGTGGTGCTGCGGCTGGTCGCGTTGCTGCTGCGGCTGCGCTCGGGCGCCTGGGTGGTGGTCGGCGCGGTCCGCTGA
- a CDS encoding adenylate kinase codes for MRRILVVGSSGAGKSTLAGELARRLDLPLIHLDRHYWRPGWTAPAGDEFRARVAELAARPAWVMDGNYAGTLDLRLPRADLLVLCDPHRLRCLVRVLRRRWAYRVEPRPDLPPGCPERIDLDLLRYVWRYPGHSRPRVLAAVAAYAPDVPVRRVRGRRDVARLRAEVGKHS; via the coding sequence GTGCGCCGCATCCTGGTCGTCGGCAGCTCCGGAGCCGGCAAGAGCACCCTCGCCGGTGAACTCGCCCGGCGACTCGATCTTCCGCTGATCCACCTCGACCGCCACTACTGGCGGCCCGGCTGGACCGCGCCGGCCGGCGACGAGTTCCGCGCCCGGGTGGCCGAGTTGGCCGCGCGCCCGGCCTGGGTGATGGACGGCAACTACGCCGGCACCCTCGATCTCCGGCTGCCCCGTGCCGACCTGCTGGTGCTCTGCGACCCGCACCGGCTGCGGTGCCTGGTCCGGGTGCTGCGCCGCCGCTGGGCGTACCGCGTCGAGCCCCGGCCGGATCTTCCGCCCGGCTGCCCGGAGCGCATCGACCTCGACCTGCTGCGCTACGTCTGGCGCTACCCGGGCCACTCCCGTCCCCGGGTGCTGGCGGCCGTCGCCGCGTACGCGCCGGACGTGCCGGTGCGCCGGGTGCGCGGCCGGCGCGACGTGGCGCGCCTCCGGGCCGAGGTGGGTAAGCACTCCTAA
- a CDS encoding DUF6186 family protein, which translates to MRALAIGGFLTALLLFAAVEWAARREGSRIPSLADVCAFVMRYEVGPVPVGRIGLFGFWWWLGWHFLAR; encoded by the coding sequence ATGCGCGCGCTGGCCATCGGCGGGTTCCTGACCGCGTTGCTGCTGTTCGCCGCCGTCGAGTGGGCCGCACGCCGGGAGGGTTCGCGGATCCCGTCGCTGGCCGACGTCTGTGCCTTCGTCATGCGGTACGAGGTCGGTCCGGTGCCGGTGGGCCGGATCGGTCTCTTCGGGTTCTGGTGGTGGCTCGGCTGGCACTTTCTCGCCCGTTGA
- a CDS encoding DHH family phosphoesterase — protein sequence MGRDGEPVGGPTDADWAAAVEAVRVLRADARVLLVCHVNPDGDALGSMLGFALGLRRLGVRHLQATFPGPAGAPEPFRWLPGVELLVPQDDAYPAPDLMICFDAASESRLGDLAGRLATAGTSLVLDHHASNTGFGRVNLVDPHAAATSVVALGLLDRLGVTLDAPMATGLYVALTTDTGSFRFEATTPAVHEMAARLLATGIRPGDISRRVFDTRPFGAVRLFGEVLGRATLEPEAAAGHGLVWAYATRDDLARHGQPAYVLEALIDPVRCTAEADVSCVVKQSGEAEWAVSLRSKGAVDVSRVAVGLGGGGHRFAAGFTGHGPLDEVIATIRAALPPPSYPHP from the coding sequence ATCGGGCGTGACGGCGAGCCGGTCGGTGGGCCCACCGACGCCGACTGGGCGGCCGCCGTCGAGGCGGTACGCGTGCTCCGCGCCGACGCGCGGGTGCTGCTCGTCTGCCACGTGAACCCGGACGGGGACGCGCTCGGGAGCATGCTCGGCTTCGCGTTGGGCCTGCGCCGACTCGGCGTACGCCACCTCCAGGCCACCTTTCCCGGCCCGGCCGGCGCGCCCGAGCCGTTCCGCTGGCTGCCCGGCGTCGAGCTGCTGGTGCCGCAGGACGACGCGTACCCGGCGCCGGACCTGATGATCTGCTTCGACGCGGCGAGCGAGTCCCGGCTGGGTGACCTGGCCGGCCGGCTGGCCACGGCGGGCACGTCGCTGGTGCTCGACCACCACGCCTCGAACACCGGTTTCGGCCGCGTCAACCTGGTGGACCCGCACGCCGCGGCCACCTCCGTGGTGGCGCTGGGGCTGCTGGACCGGCTCGGGGTGACGCTGGACGCCCCGATGGCGACCGGCCTCTACGTGGCGCTGACCACCGACACCGGCTCGTTCCGCTTCGAGGCGACCACCCCGGCCGTGCACGAGATGGCCGCGCGCCTGCTGGCCACCGGCATCCGGCCCGGAGACATCTCCCGGCGGGTCTTCGACACCCGCCCGTTCGGCGCCGTCCGCCTCTTCGGCGAGGTGCTCGGCCGGGCCACGCTCGAACCGGAGGCCGCCGCCGGGCACGGCCTGGTCTGGGCGTACGCGACCCGCGACGACCTGGCCCGCCACGGTCAACCGGCGTACGTGCTGGAGGCGCTGATCGACCCCGTCCGCTGCACCGCCGAGGCGGACGTGAGTTGCGTGGTCAAGCAGTCCGGCGAGGCCGAGTGGGCGGTGTCCCTGCGCAGCAAGGGCGCGGTCGACGTGAGCCGGGTGGCGGTGGGCCTCGGCGGCGGCGGTCACCGCTTCGCCGCCGGCTTCACCGGTCACGGCCCCCTCGACGAGGTCATAGCCACCATCCGCGCCGCCCTACCCCCGCCGTCCTACCCCCACCCCTAA
- the rbfA gene encoding 30S ribosome-binding factor RbfA, with protein sequence MSDPAKVRRHAERVRELVASVVRSQIKDPRLGMITITDARITADLRDATVFYTVLGDAAAQASTAAALESAKGMLRSTVGKALGLRHSPTLTFVLDDVQNQVKHIDDLLTAARSADAEVQRLAAGAAYAGDAQPYRVEEDEDGEPVEGESSADDEPRGGDRR encoded by the coding sequence ATGTCGGATCCGGCCAAGGTACGCCGGCACGCGGAGCGCGTCCGTGAACTCGTCGCGTCGGTGGTGCGGAGCCAGATCAAGGACCCCCGGCTCGGTATGATCACGATCACCGACGCCCGGATCACCGCCGACCTGCGCGACGCCACCGTCTTCTACACGGTGCTCGGCGACGCGGCGGCCCAGGCCAGCACCGCCGCCGCGCTGGAGAGCGCCAAGGGCATGCTGCGCAGCACGGTCGGCAAGGCGCTCGGGCTGCGCCACTCGCCGACGCTGACCTTCGTCCTCGACGACGTGCAGAACCAGGTCAAGCACATCGACGACCTGCTCACCGCGGCCCGCTCCGCCGACGCCGAGGTGCAGCGGCTGGCCGCCGGCGCCGCGTACGCGGGCGACGCCCAGCCGTACCGGGTGGAGGAGGACGAGGACGGCGAGCCGGTCGAGGGCGAGTCGTCGGCCGACGACGAGCCGCGCGGCGGCGACCGTCGGTGA
- a CDS encoding DUF503 domain-containing protein produces the protein MYTGTALFDLLLPGDSRSLKAKRSYVRPIVAALRKFEVSAAEVGALDLHGRAEIGVAVVAAEPAHVREVLDSCERMVAARPETELLSVRRRLHGADD, from the coding sequence GTGTATACCGGAACCGCGTTGTTCGACCTGTTGCTCCCGGGCGACTCCCGCTCCCTGAAGGCCAAGCGGTCCTACGTCCGGCCGATCGTCGCCGCGCTGCGCAAGTTCGAGGTCTCGGCCGCCGAGGTCGGCGCGCTCGACCTGCACGGGCGGGCCGAGATCGGGGTGGCCGTGGTGGCCGCCGAACCGGCCCACGTCCGTGAGGTGCTCGACTCCTGCGAGCGGATGGTGGCCGCCCGCCCGGAGACCGAGCTGCTGTCGGTGCGTCGCCGCCTGCACGGCGCGGACGACTGA
- a CDS encoding TRM11 family SAM-dependent methyltransferase → MIGYALLLAPSANRVYADAAARLARAELTVFAGSGVLDVTPADAEVTRIGGVDYLTFTAPEPGLGARDLAHLANLSAAYALFERVGDDLLRPVPLHPLAHYDSDLITIPKYAGKTNEQFTRLLLNVTLLASAAAPRMLDGRLVVLDPLCGRGTTLNQALMYGHDGIGVERDSQDVEAYAAFLRTWLRRKRLKHTAETTSVRRDRKLVARRFEAVLSPSRDAHRAGATQRVVVLNTDTTRAREVLRPRCADVIVTDAPYGVAHGSRTGQGLSRSPLELLTAAVPVWRELLRPGGALGMSWNTHVAPRAEAEAVLTDAGLRVLDGPGWRDLAHRVDQAIERDVLVAVVP, encoded by the coding sequence GTGATCGGGTACGCACTGCTCCTCGCCCCCTCCGCCAACCGCGTCTACGCCGACGCGGCCGCCCGGCTGGCCCGCGCCGAACTGACCGTGTTCGCCGGCTCGGGCGTGCTCGACGTGACGCCGGCCGACGCCGAGGTCACCCGGATCGGCGGGGTGGACTACCTGACCTTCACCGCGCCGGAACCCGGCCTCGGCGCCCGGGACCTGGCCCACCTGGCGAACCTGTCGGCGGCGTACGCGCTCTTCGAGCGGGTCGGCGACGACCTGCTCCGGCCGGTGCCGCTGCACCCGCTGGCGCACTACGACTCGGACCTGATCACCATCCCCAAGTACGCCGGCAAGACCAACGAGCAGTTCACCCGGCTGCTGCTCAACGTCACGCTGCTCGCCTCCGCCGCCGCGCCGCGGATGCTGGACGGCCGGCTCGTGGTGCTGGACCCGCTCTGCGGCCGGGGCACCACGCTCAACCAGGCGCTCATGTACGGCCACGACGGCATCGGCGTCGAACGCGACAGCCAGGACGTGGAGGCGTACGCCGCGTTCCTGCGGACCTGGCTGCGCCGCAAGCGGCTCAAGCACACCGCGGAGACCACGTCGGTGCGCCGGGACCGCAAGCTGGTCGCCCGACGCTTCGAGGCGGTGCTCTCGCCGTCGAGGGACGCGCACCGGGCCGGCGCCACCCAGCGGGTCGTCGTGCTGAACACCGACACCACCCGGGCCCGCGAGGTGCTCCGTCCCCGCTGCGCCGACGTCATCGTCACCGACGCGCCGTACGGGGTGGCGCACGGCAGCCGCACCGGCCAGGGACTGTCCCGCAGCCCGCTGGAACTGCTCACCGCCGCCGTACCCGTGTGGCGTGAGCTGCTGCGCCCCGGCGGCGCGCTGGGGATGTCCTGGAACACGCACGTGGCGCCGCGCGCGGAGGCGGAGGCGGTGCTCACCGACGCCGGCCTGCGGGTGCTCGACGGGCCGGGCTGGCGGGACCTCGCCCACCGCGTCGACCAGGCCATCGAGCGGGACGTGCTGGTCGCGGTCGTACCGTAA